The Bacteroidales bacterium nucleotide sequence TGTCGCATTACCACTGATAAACCATGAATAATTTAAATCATTAAAATAGGGGAAATTATTATCTTCAAAACTTTCTGTCCATGGTGGCGATAATAAATAATTAGGATCTTGAATTTGAATGATATTATTTTTTGTAATGGTACTATTGCCAGCAGGATTTGAAACCGTTAATGAAGCGGAGAAAATACCTGCATTGGGGTAAGATACAATGGGATTTTGTTCGTTAGATGTAGCAGGAGTTCCACCCTGAAATGTCCATTCAATAGAAGAAATAGAATCGGTGTGCCATGTTAAATTTGTATATTGGATTGTGTTATTCACACATCCAAATTTTTTATTGTAAGTAAAATCGGCAATCGGTTCACAAATAGCTGGAGAAGTATTATTAGCAACCCCCGTAGCTATTAAATTTTGCTGTGTCCATAGATTATTTCTTCCGCTTATAGAGCTATGAAGTGCGGCTCTCATACGTAGCTTTTGTCCTTCTGTGAACATTCTATCGCAATAAGCGTATTCCATATAATTTTGGACATTGTCGAGTGATCCACAGGTTACTGCATATAGGTCACACGAAGTATGCCCAATGGTATTTGGTGTATCGGTTACTTCATCGTCGTCGTTGCAATTTTCAGCTAAACCTGGTGTGTTAGAGTTTCCCCAAGGATGCATTAAATTTAAATAATGTCCAATTTCGTGTGTAAGCGCTCTTGCTCTTGAATATTGGCCTGTACCAATACTACCAACATAATTTGCTAAAATTAAAACTCCATCTAAAGGTACTCCCCAAGAACCATTGACGCTTGATGGATAGTAAGAATAACCTGCAGCTCCGTTAGCAATAGAAGCTACGGTCCAAATATTTAAATATTTTGTTCTATCCCATGATGGAGCAATCATTTTAGTGTTTTCGTCAGCATTATAAGTAAGTGTAGAAACAACTCGATCGATTCCATCTGTACAATTTCCGTTGGGATCTATTTTTGCTAACCGAAATTCAATTTTACAATCTGCTGCTATTGCTTTAAATTCAGGTATAATATCGCTGGTGTCGGCATTTAATTTTCTAAAATCTTCATTTATTACTCGAATTGCGTCTAAAACTTGTTCTTTTGAAATATTTTCGGCTCCATAATTGTGTACGATATGAAAAACAACAGGAATTATGATAATAGTATCTTCTTTTGTGCTTTTAGAAATGTACTTTTGAGTAAATTGTTCAAGCTCTTTTTTTGATTGTAAGGCAAGTGGATTATTTTCTTCTGCCCATTTATTTATTTCTGGGGTTTTACAAGGTAAATGTTGTGCATATGCATGAATGGTAAATAAAAATACTATAGATAAAATTAAATGTTTCATTTGAATTATATTAAGTTAACAAAAAAAGGCTGGCAAATGCCAGCCCATAAATTATTGATGTATTAATTTATAAACAGATTCTTTGTTGTTTATATTTATTCTTACAAAATATAAGCCTTCGGTTAATGTTTGGGATTGAATAATTGTGCTGAGTGAAATTTCTTTATCGCCTTGATTCATTGTGGTTTCATAATTTCCTATGGTTTTACCAATAATATTTTCAAGGCTAATTTTAACATTATTATTTTGTTCGTTTAAAGAGAATTTAATGGTAGCATCGTTTATGAAAGGATTGGGGAATATTTCAACTTTATTTTCGATTAAATTATTTTCAATTCCGGTGAGTGTTGTATTATAGGTTAATTTAAAACCACCAGCAGTAGTGGTAGAATTGGAGGTAAATTTAACAATAACCTTGCTAGCTCCCTGAATATCGAGTGTAGAAGGAGGTACATTGGCTGACGTATAGGTTCCAATTAAATTAGATGTAACGGTAGAATTTTTGTATATTTTAAGGTTATCGGTTTGGTCAGTTGAAGGGAAGTCAAATTCTTGGAAGTTAAGCGTAAAAGCAGTTGCATTGGCAGGTTGTAAATACCAAGTACAAATTTTAGAATTATCGTAATCGCAGGTTTTACTTCCATCCTCAACTGTACCTGTAACATCTGTTAAATATTTTGTTCCTTGACAGGTGGTTGTAGTATAGCTAGCATACCATCCTAAATTATTATCTGAACCATCAGTGACAAAGCGAATAAGCATAGCACTTCCAGAGCTGTTTAAAATAGTTGTACCTGGTAAGTTAGAATTTGTATAATCGGCTAATAAAGAGTCGGCAGTAGAA carries:
- a CDS encoding PKD domain-containing protein; translated protein: MKHLILSIVFLFTIHAYAQHLPCKTPEINKWAEENNPLALQSKKELEQFTQKYISKSTKEDTIIIIPVVFHIVHNYGAENISKEQVLDAIRVINEDFRKLNADTSDIIPEFKAIAADCKIEFRLAKIDPNGNCTDGIDRVVSTLTYNADENTKMIAPSWDRTKYLNIWTVASIANGAAGYSYYPSSVNGSWGVPLDGVLILANYVGSIGTGQYSRARALTHEIGHYLNLMHPWGNSNTPGLAENCNDDDEVTDTPNTIGHTSCDLYAVTCGSLDNVQNYMEYAYCDRMFTEGQKLRMRAALHSSISGRNNLWTQQNLIATGVANNTSPAICEPIADFTYNKKFGCVNNTIQYTNLTWHTDSISSIEWTFQGGTPATSNEQNPIVSYPNAGIFSASLTVSNPAGNSTITKNNIIQIQDPNYLLSPPWTESFEDNNFPYFNDLNYSWFISGNATNHWNRTTNASYTGTACLVAPNNLNQDNEITEIATSNIAIAGQNTSNIIKFKVAYAQIDENSTDRLDVYASFNCGQTWYPRLSKSGSLLQSTNGVFINNFVPQPEQWKEEFISIGTFLNKPYIRLKFVATSHNGNPIYIDDIQLDQASDINFNSFDAEYLPTIFPNPINENSKLWLKTNKEENLNLKVNNIVGQCIINKNIVLNNGENTLTIHELNNLPSGIYFISLTINEKSSNLKIIIP